A genomic segment from Juglans regia cultivar Chandler chromosome 14, Walnut 2.0, whole genome shotgun sequence encodes:
- the LOC108989230 gene encoding transcription factor PCL1-like, whose protein sequence is MGKEVKMTDCHGAGGDDDRVAEWEAGLPCADDLTPLSQALIPPELASAFSISPEPYRTVVDVNRASQTTLSTLRGQHSAKGFPTSENFKSFNEGRGGDPMAVEEADEIADRDGSGSGSGSNSGLRKSRRIDCAELEADSVLSTENESDDPSSAARTSKRPRLVWTPQLHKRFVDVVAHLGIKSAVPKTIMQLMNVEGLTRENVASHLQKYRLYLKRMQGLSSEGLSSSSDHQLFASTPVPPQSLNEAAVGSSHVHGNGHVPMQIPMSYPPPQMMPMPVLGVGHMGMPVGNHGFEWHNPYNMLQQRDWSGNNNHNYGSMVSYPHVAPNDK, encoded by the coding sequence ATGGGTAAGGAGGTCAAGATGACCGACTGCCATGGAGCCGGTGGAGATGACGACCGAGTGGCCGAGTGGGAAGCGGGTTTGCCCTGCGCCGACGATCTTACTCCTTTGTCTCAGGCTTTGATCCCTCCGGAGCTTGCCTCGGCGTTTAGTATCTCGCCGGAACCCTACCGTACCGTCGTCGACGTCAACCGGGCCTCGCAGACTACACTCTCTACTCTCCGCGGGCAGCACTCCGCCAAGGGGTTTCCGACCAGCGAAAACTTTAAGTCATTCAATGAGGGACGAGGCGGTGACCCTATGGCCGTTGAGGAAGCGGATGAGATTGCAGATCGGGATGGGTCCGGATCCGGTTCCGGTTCCAATTCGGGACTGCGGAAATCTCGGAGGATCGATTGTGCGGAACTGGAAGCCGATTCGGTTCTAAGTACCGAGAACGAAAGCGACGACCCCTCCTCCGCCGCCCGGACCTCGAAACGGCCCCGTTTGGTGTGGACTCCGCAGCTTCACAAGCGGTTCGTGGATGTGGTGGCCCATCTCGGGATCAAGAGCGCGGTTCCGAAGACGATCATGCAGCTTATGAACGTGGAGGGTTTGACCCGCGAGAACGTCGCGAGCCATTTGCAGAAGTACCGCCTTTACCTTAAGAGAATGCAGGGATTGTCGAGCGAGGGCCTCTCCTCCTCGTCGGACCACCAGCTCTTCGCGTCAACGCCGGTGCCGCCGCAAAGTCTGAACGAGGCCGCCGTCGGGAGCTCTCACGTGCACGGAAATGGCCACGTTCCTATGCAGATTCCGATGTCGTACCCGCCGCCACAGATGATGCCAATGCCCGTTCTCGGCGTAGGACACATGGGTATGCCTGTGGGGAATCATGGGTTCGAGTGGCACAATCCGTACAATATGTTGCAGCAGAGGGATTGGTCGGGAAACAATAATCACAACTACGGCTCGATGGTATCGTACCCTCATGTTGCGCCTAATGATAAATGA